The following are from one region of the Sulfurimicrobium lacus genome:
- a CDS encoding DMT family transporter: protein MVAKQKMLAVSGLLSGAVIWGLIWYPYRLLSEVGISGALSSLVTYLVAVALGVALFPAAFSRIRHAGYLALLIGLSAGWTNLAYVLAVIQGEVMRVLLLFYLSPFWTVIFAHLLLREKPGAAGYGVIAMSLGGAVVMLWRPEFGLPLPQNQAEWLALSAGLMFALSNVLARKAHNLDIQVKSLSIWIGVGLLSLLPILWAPSMAQPLAALAWNGWLWLLFIGVAIFGVTLAVQFGISHTPANQAIVIFLFELVVAAISSYFLAGESMSLQEWLGGAMIVAASLFSGKLEQQHDGN from the coding sequence ATGGTTGCAAAACAGAAAATGCTGGCGGTCTCCGGATTGCTCTCCGGCGCCGTCATCTGGGGGCTGATCTGGTACCCCTATCGTCTGCTCAGTGAAGTTGGCATTTCCGGCGCACTTTCCAGTCTGGTCACATATCTTGTCGCCGTGGCGCTTGGTGTCGCGCTTTTTCCCGCAGCCTTTTCCCGGATACGCCACGCCGGCTACCTGGCGCTCCTGATCGGACTCAGTGCGGGCTGGACCAATCTGGCCTACGTATTGGCCGTGATTCAGGGCGAGGTGATGCGGGTTCTGCTGCTGTTTTACCTCTCGCCGTTCTGGACCGTTATTTTTGCCCACCTGCTGCTGCGCGAGAAACCAGGCGCTGCGGGATACGGCGTCATCGCCATGTCCCTGGGCGGCGCGGTTGTGATGTTGTGGCGGCCGGAATTCGGCCTGCCGCTGCCGCAGAACCAGGCCGAGTGGCTGGCCCTTTCGGCCGGCCTGATGTTCGCTTTGTCCAACGTGCTGGCGCGCAAGGCGCATAATCTGGATATACAGGTCAAGTCGCTCAGCATCTGGATCGGTGTGGGGCTGCTGTCGCTTTTGCCCATACTGTGGGCACCATCCATGGCCCAGCCGCTTGCAGCCTTGGCCTGGAACGGTTGGCTTTGGCTGCTGTTCATCGGCGTGGCGATTTTCGGTGTGACATTGGCAGTACAGTTCGGCATTTCCCATACGCCGGCCAACCAGGCGATCGTGATTTTTCTCTTCGAACTGGTTGTGGCGGCAATTTCATCCTATTTCCTGGCGGGGGAATCCATGAGCTTGCAGGAATGGCTGGGCGGCGCGATGATCGTGGCTGCCAGCCTCTTTTCCGGCAAACTGGAGCAGCAACATGACGGTAACTAA
- a CDS encoding AEC family transporter: MNNLILLVTCFVAGMLLRRSGRMSEQAPATLNSFIIHISLPALTLLYIHDLKLSGDVAFIAAMAWIHFGLAAGFFWVVGKWLKLPRPTVGALMLTGGLGNTSFLGLPMIEAYYGKEAIVTGLIADQLGSFLVLSILGITVAGLYSSGAPGARTILRRIAIFPPFVALIVAVLLIPVVYPEWFTLLLKRLGDTLAPLALLSVGFQLRLGHLAGNGRNLALGLLFKLLLAPLAIFLLYVPLLGAGGQHIQVTLFEAAMPPMITAAIVATEHDLDPELATLMVAVGLVLSFFTLAGWWWVMRAV; this comes from the coding sequence ATGAACAACCTCATTCTCCTCGTGACCTGCTTTGTCGCCGGCATGTTGCTGCGTCGCAGCGGACGCATGTCCGAGCAAGCTCCGGCCACGCTCAACAGTTTTATCATCCACATTTCACTGCCTGCCCTGACGCTGCTCTACATCCATGATCTCAAACTGAGCGGCGATGTAGCATTCATCGCGGCCATGGCGTGGATTCATTTCGGGCTTGCCGCCGGATTTTTCTGGGTGGTCGGGAAATGGCTGAAGCTGCCGCGCCCAACTGTGGGAGCGCTGATGCTGACTGGGGGGCTAGGCAACACTTCCTTTCTCGGCCTGCCGATGATCGAGGCTTACTACGGCAAGGAAGCCATCGTCACCGGACTGATCGCCGACCAGTTGGGGTCGTTCCTGGTGCTGTCCATCCTCGGCATCACCGTGGCGGGGCTGTATTCCTCCGGCGCACCGGGTGCCCGCACCATCCTGCGCCGCATAGCGATTTTTCCGCCCTTTGTTGCGCTGATCGTCGCTGTGTTGCTGATTCCGGTGGTTTATCCCGAATGGTTCACGCTGCTGCTGAAGCGCCTGGGCGACACCCTGGCGCCGCTTGCGCTGCTCTCGGTGGGATTCCAGCTCAGGCTCGGCCACCTCGCGGGAAACGGGCGCAACCTAGCGCTCGGCCTGCTGTTCAAGTTACTGCTCGCGCCGCTAGCGATTTTCCTGCTCTACGTCCCGCTGCTGGGGGCGGGCGGGCAGCATATCCAGGTGACCTTGTTCGAAGCAGCCATGCCGCCCATGATTACCGCCGCCATCGTAGCCACCGAACATGACCTCGATCCCGAACTGGCGACCCTGATGGTGGCGGTGGGGCTGGTCTTGTCGTTTTTTACCCTGGCGGGGTGGTGGTGGGTGATGCGGGCGGTGTGA
- a CDS encoding VOC family protein: MTVTKFLHASFLVSDLASAREFYEGVLGLAPSSQRPEMAFEGVWYEIGAQQIHLLALPNPDLVSGRPGHGGRDRHIALAVDDMEQMKRTLDQARIPYSMSRSGRPALFCRDPDGNAVELVAAPST; encoded by the coding sequence ATGACGGTAACTAAGTTTCTCCATGCTTCATTTCTGGTGTCTGACCTCGCTAGTGCGCGTGAGTTTTACGAGGGTGTGCTGGGATTAGCGCCCAGCTCGCAGCGTCCCGAGATGGCTTTCGAGGGCGTGTGGTATGAAATCGGCGCACAGCAGATTCATCTGCTGGCATTGCCCAACCCCGATCTCGTTAGCGGACGGCCTGGCCACGGTGGCCGGGACCGCCATATCGCCCTGGCGGTAGACGATATGGAACAAATGAAGCGCACGCTGGACCAGGCGCGGATTCCCTACAGCATGAGCCGTTCCGGCCGTCCCGCCTTGTTTTGTCGCGACCCTGACGGCAACGCGGTTGAATTGGTGGCTGCGCCCTCAACATAG
- a CDS encoding EAL domain-containing protein: MNEHANGSTDERPRLLIVDDVHENLHALMNILRDDYAISAATSGEKALELARRLPRPDLILLDIKMPGMDGYSVLSALKIDAATAEIPVIFITALSEAADEAQGLALGAVDYIAKPVNPDLLKARVRNQLELKRYRMHPVMFDIAAHADPSHPPSLLVVDDIPENIHELLEALKGEYRIMVASTGAKALEVLQGAVLPDLVLLDIMMPEMDGYEICRRIKALPQGSRIPVIFVTVVDATEEKVRGFELGAADYITKPFDIDEVRARIRTHLELARLRLFLEDLVAQRTALLQVSEDKYRTLAHRDPLTGLPNRVLFAELLEHAILHAEHNQSQFALLNIDLDNFATINESLGHSLGDQLLIEVGRRLQKLLPESDLIARIAGDEFNIILDRTEGMPWIDLLAQRMIDALAAPFVLNSHSIYVGASIGIALYPSDGANAETLQSNADTALHQAKTQGRGILRFFSPEMGLRAKHRLTLEAELRQALERSELHVYYQPQVDLISGEIIGLEALVRWQHPERGLVPPGEFIPLAEESGLVVPLGDWVLRETCRQIKQWTESGLAPRQTAVNISAVQLSRGHLVESIKEVLAETGIAPQQLELEITESFVIVDRDQSFKALAELKALGIRLSIDDFGTGYSSLGYLQQLEVDKLKVDISFVRNMTTNMGSASIVKAVIALGHSLGLEVIAEGVEDAGQARYLRSLRCDVMQGYLISRPMPAEETTRFLASFQPTRIPVDNEAMSTLLLVDDEPGILASLSRLLRRENYRILTASSCEEALAQLAEHQVGVIIIDQRMPGMSGTELLARARSMHPKTVRMVLSGYTALDSLAEAINRGEIYKFLTKPWDDAELVHTVRDAFRHYSESTDPS; this comes from the coding sequence ATGAACGAACATGCCAATGGATCGACGGACGAGCGTCCCCGTCTCCTGATCGTCGACGACGTGCATGAGAACCTGCACGCGCTGATGAACATCCTGCGCGACGACTATGCGATCTCCGCCGCCACCAGCGGCGAGAAGGCGCTTGAGTTGGCACGGCGCCTGCCGCGGCCCGACCTGATTCTGCTCGATATCAAGATGCCCGGGATGGATGGTTATTCGGTACTGTCGGCACTCAAGATCGATGCTGCCACGGCTGAAATCCCGGTCATCTTCATCACCGCCTTGTCCGAGGCAGCAGACGAGGCGCAAGGCCTGGCGCTGGGTGCCGTCGACTACATTGCCAAGCCGGTCAATCCAGATCTGCTCAAGGCAAGGGTGCGCAACCAACTCGAATTGAAGCGCTACCGCATGCACCCCGTGATGTTCGATATCGCGGCACATGCCGATCCGTCACACCCCCCCTCGCTGCTAGTGGTGGACGATATTCCGGAAAATATCCATGAGTTGCTTGAAGCGCTCAAGGGCGAGTACCGCATCATGGTCGCCAGCACTGGAGCCAAGGCGCTAGAGGTTTTGCAGGGCGCCGTACTGCCGGATCTCGTTCTGCTCGACATCATGATGCCGGAAATGGATGGCTACGAAATATGCCGTCGCATCAAGGCGTTGCCGCAGGGGAGTCGCATACCTGTCATCTTTGTCACTGTTGTCGACGCCACCGAGGAAAAGGTAAGGGGCTTCGAACTGGGTGCCGCCGACTACATTACCAAACCCTTCGATATCGACGAAGTACGGGCGCGTATTCGCACGCACCTGGAACTCGCGCGCCTGCGGTTGTTTCTTGAAGATCTAGTCGCGCAGCGCACCGCCTTGTTGCAGGTCAGCGAAGATAAATACCGCACCCTTGCCCATCGCGATCCGCTCACCGGCCTGCCCAATCGGGTCCTTTTCGCTGAACTGCTGGAACACGCGATTCTGCACGCCGAGCACAATCAAAGCCAATTCGCCCTGCTCAATATCGATCTCGACAACTTCGCGACAATCAACGAAAGCCTCGGCCACAGCCTGGGTGACCAGCTATTGATCGAAGTGGGCAGACGGTTGCAAAAACTATTGCCGGAAAGCGATCTGATTGCCCGTATCGCAGGAGACGAATTCAATATCATTCTGGATCGTACGGAGGGCATGCCGTGGATCGATCTACTGGCGCAGCGCATGATCGATGCCCTGGCGGCCCCCTTCGTACTCAATAGCCACAGCATTTATGTCGGTGCCAGCATCGGCATTGCCCTCTATCCATCTGATGGTGCCAATGCGGAAACCTTGCAAAGCAACGCCGATACGGCGTTGCACCAAGCCAAGACGCAAGGCCGCGGTATCCTGCGCTTTTTCTCGCCGGAGATGGGCCTGCGGGCGAAACATCGACTGACGCTTGAGGCGGAACTTCGCCAAGCGCTGGAACGCAGTGAGCTGCACGTCTATTACCAGCCGCAGGTGGATTTGATCAGCGGCGAAATCATCGGTCTCGAGGCACTGGTGCGCTGGCAGCACCCGGAGCGCGGGCTGGTTCCGCCCGGTGAATTCATACCTTTGGCAGAGGAAAGCGGGCTGGTCGTGCCCTTGGGTGACTGGGTGCTGCGCGAAACCTGCAGGCAAATCAAGCAGTGGACGGAGAGCGGACTGGCGCCCCGCCAAACGGCAGTGAATATTTCCGCCGTGCAGTTGAGTCGGGGGCACCTGGTCGAATCGATCAAGGAAGTCCTGGCGGAAACCGGCATCGCGCCACAACAGCTGGAACTCGAGATTACCGAAAGCTTCGTAATAGTGGACCGGGACCAGTCCTTCAAAGCACTGGCGGAACTAAAGGCGCTCGGCATACGCCTGTCGATCGATGATTTCGGTACCGGCTATTCCTCCCTGGGCTATCTGCAGCAGCTTGAGGTGGACAAGCTGAAGGTGGATATCTCCTTCGTCCGCAATATGACCACGAACATGGGCAGTGCCTCCATCGTCAAGGCGGTCATCGCGCTGGGCCACAGCCTAGGGCTTGAAGTCATCGCCGAAGGCGTGGAAGATGCGGGGCAGGCGCGCTACCTGCGTTCGCTGCGTTGCGATGTCATGCAGGGATACCTGATCAGTCGACCGATGCCTGCCGAAGAAACGACGCGCTTCTTGGCATCTTTCCAGCCGACGCGAATACCCGTTGATAACGAAGCGATGTCCACGCTGTTGCTGGTGGACGACGAGCCTGGCATCCTTGCCTCCCTCTCGCGGCTTTTGCGGCGCGAGAACTATCGCATCCTGACCGCCTCCAGTTGCGAAGAAGCGCTGGCGCAACTGGCCGAACACCAGGTCGGTGTGATCATCATCGACCAGCGCATGCCTGGCATGAGCGGCACGGAATTGCTCGCCCGTGCCCGCAGCATGCACCCCAAGACAGTGCGCATGGTGCTCTCAGGCTACACGGCCTTGGATAGTCTGGCCGAAGCGATCAATCGTGGGGAAATCTATAAATTCCTCACCAAGCCCTGGGACGATGCCGAACTGGTCCATACCGTTCGCGATGCTTTCCGCCATTACAGTGAATCGACCGACCCATCTTGA
- the dapD gene encoding 2,3,4,5-tetrahydropyridine-2,6-dicarboxylate N-succinyltransferase: MQELQSIIEEAFERRAEITPRNVETKVKDAVDSVLEMLDKGQLRVASKVEGAWVTHQWLKKAVLLSFRLEDNFFIKGGFTNYFDKVPSKFADYNSKDFREGGFRVVPPAAARKGSFIGKNVVLMPSYINIGAYVDEGTMVDTWATVGSCAQIGKNVHLSGGVGIGGVLEPVQANPTIIGDNCFIGARSEVVEGVIVEDNSVISMGVYIGQSTKIYDRETGEVTYGRIPAGSVVVSGNLPSKDGSYSLYCAVIVKKVDEKTRSKVGINELLRGI; the protein is encoded by the coding sequence ATGCAAGAATTGCAAAGCATCATCGAAGAAGCATTTGAACGCCGCGCCGAAATCACCCCGCGCAATGTCGAAACCAAGGTCAAGGACGCGGTCGACAGCGTGCTGGAAATGCTCGACAAGGGACAGCTGCGCGTGGCCTCCAAGGTGGAAGGCGCATGGGTTACCCACCAGTGGCTGAAAAAAGCCGTGCTGCTGTCCTTCCGCCTGGAAGACAACTTCTTTATCAAGGGTGGTTTCACCAACTACTTCGACAAAGTGCCGTCCAAGTTCGCCGACTACAACTCCAAGGACTTCCGCGAAGGCGGCTTCCGCGTCGTGCCGCCCGCCGCCGCGCGCAAGGGCTCCTTCATCGGCAAGAACGTGGTGCTGATGCCCTCCTACATCAACATCGGCGCCTACGTCGACGAAGGCACCATGGTCGACACCTGGGCTACCGTCGGTTCCTGCGCCCAGATCGGCAAGAACGTGCATCTCTCCGGCGGCGTCGGCATCGGCGGCGTGCTCGAACCGGTGCAGGCCAACCCCACCATCATCGGCGACAACTGCTTCATCGGCGCGCGCTCGGAAGTGGTGGAAGGCGTGATCGTTGAAGACAACAGCGTGATTTCCATGGGCGTCTACATCGGCCAGTCCACCAAGATCTACGACCGCGAAACCGGCGAAGTCACATACGGACGCATACCCGCGGGCTCGGTGGTGGTGTCCGGCAATCTGCCGTCCAAGGACGGCAGCTACAGCCTGTACTGCGCGGTGATCGTCAAGAAAGTCGACGAAAAGACCCGCTCCAAGGTCGGCATCAACGAACTGTTGCGCGGGATTTAA
- the dapC gene encoding succinyldiaminopimelate transaminase, whose amino-acid sequence MNPNLNHLHSYPFQKLRELFHGTAPNPDYSPVNLSIGEPKHATPAFITQTLTANLAGLANYPTTQGSEALRQSIADWVARRYHVPAPDINKQILPVNGSREALFAFAQAVIDTTRTQPVVISPNPFYQIYEGAALLAGATPHYLNTLPENGYSMEFDRVPEGIWQHTQLVYVCSPGNPTGKVMGLAEWKHLFELSDRYRFVIASDECYSEIYPAEDNPPLGGLEAAHQLGRHDYRRMVMFSSLSKRSNVPGMRSGFVAGDAEIIEKFLLYRTYHGCAMNPAVQAASAAAWNDEAHVVENRRLYREKFAAVTPMLQEVLAVEQPDAAFYLWARTPMSDRDFALGLYRDYNVTILPGSFLAREARSINPGEGFVRIALVAPLAECVDAAQRIQKFINKAN is encoded by the coding sequence GTGAACCCTAATCTCAATCACCTGCACTCCTACCCCTTCCAGAAGCTGCGCGAGCTGTTTCATGGCACGGCACCCAATCCAGACTACAGCCCCGTCAACCTTTCCATCGGTGAACCCAAGCACGCCACGCCTGCTTTTATCACCCAAACTTTGACAGCCAATCTGGCTGGACTGGCGAATTATCCCACAACCCAGGGCAGCGAAGCGTTGCGCCAGTCGATTGCCGACTGGGTGGCGCGGCGCTACCACGTACCGGCACCCGACATCAACAAGCAGATACTACCGGTCAACGGCAGCCGCGAGGCGCTGTTCGCTTTCGCCCAGGCGGTGATCGACACGACACGCACGCAGCCGGTAGTGATTTCGCCCAACCCGTTTTACCAGATTTATGAAGGTGCCGCCCTGTTGGCCGGTGCGACGCCGCACTACCTCAACACCCTGCCGGAAAACGGCTATAGCATGGAGTTCGACCGCGTTCCGGAAGGCATCTGGCAGCATACGCAGCTGGTATACGTGTGCTCACCCGGCAATCCCACCGGCAAGGTGATGGGTCTGGCAGAATGGAAGCACCTGTTCGAACTATCCGATCGCTACCGTTTCGTCATCGCTTCAGACGAATGTTATTCCGAAATCTATCCGGCCGAAGACAACCCGCCGCTCGGCGGACTGGAAGCCGCGCACCAGCTGGGCCGCCACGACTATCGCCGCATGGTGATGTTCAGCAGCCTGTCCAAGCGTTCCAACGTGCCCGGCATGCGCTCCGGTTTCGTTGCAGGCGACGCGGAAATCATCGAGAAGTTTCTGCTCTACCGCACCTACCACGGCTGCGCCATGAACCCTGCCGTACAGGCCGCCAGCGCGGCAGCATGGAACGACGAGGCGCACGTGGTGGAAAACCGGCGCCTGTATCGCGAGAAATTCGCCGCCGTCACCCCGATGCTGCAGGAAGTTCTGGCGGTCGAGCAACCGGACGCGGCATTCTATCTCTGGGCCAGGACGCCGATGTCCGACCGCGATTTCGCTTTGGGCTTGTACCGGGATTATAATGTCACGATTTTGCCGGGCAGTTTTCTCGCCCGCGAAGCGCGCAGCATCAACCCCGGAGAGGGGTTCGTGCGCATCGCCCTGGTCGCGCCGCTAGCCGAGTGCGTGGACGCAGCGCAAAGAATTCAGAAATTCATCAACAAAGCCAATTAG
- a CDS encoding N-acetylglutaminylglutamine amidotransferase, giving the protein MCGICGELRLDGAPSDIAVIRRMADKLARRGPDHEGIITDGLLGFGHRRLAIIDLSDHANQPMVDKVLKLALVFNGTIYNYKALRAELVGLGYEFFSDGDSEVIIKAYHAWGEKCVERFYGMFAFAIWDMRHLTLFMARDRFGIKPLYYSLQSNTLRFASSTQALLAGGGVDTSLDPIALHHHFTLHAVVPAPRTILNGVRKLPPATTLSINSEGKTTLRTYWTLDATRPQRTLSERDWLDATRHVLARAVERHRLASDVPVGVLLSGGLDSSLLVGLLADHVEHLLTFSVGFEDVGEGAEKADEFEFSDMVASHFKTRHHKFLIPNSEVLRRLPEAVTNMAEPMVGQDAVAFYLLGEQVSQEVKVVLSGQGADEVFGGYFWYPRMQAASGTPLQRFAPHYFDRSHAEYLEMIAERYHGPDATSELVARELARPGADTFLDQVLRFDATTLIVDDPVKRVDNMTMAWGLEARVPFLDHEVVELAARMPPELKLRHEGKFPLKAMSRSLLPDAVIDRPKGYFPLPALKHVRGAFLDFMRDILLSDACIKRGLYNRPYVNKLLAQPEAYFTPLQGSKLWHLALLELWLQLNIDTL; this is encoded by the coding sequence ATGTGCGGAATCTGCGGTGAACTGCGCCTCGACGGCGCGCCTTCCGACATCGCCGTCATCCGGCGGATGGCGGACAAGCTTGCACGGCGCGGGCCGGACCACGAGGGCATCATTACCGATGGCCTGCTGGGTTTCGGGCATCGCCGTCTCGCCATCATCGATCTGTCCGATCACGCCAACCAGCCGATGGTCGACAAGGTCCTCAAGCTTGCCCTCGTATTCAATGGAACAATCTATAATTACAAAGCGTTAAGAGCGGAACTTGTCGGGCTGGGTTACGAGTTCTTCTCGGACGGCGACAGCGAAGTCATCATCAAGGCCTACCATGCCTGGGGCGAGAAATGCGTGGAGCGTTTCTATGGCATGTTCGCCTTCGCGATCTGGGACATGCGCCACCTCACGCTGTTCATGGCGCGCGACCGCTTCGGCATCAAGCCGCTCTATTATTCGCTGCAAAGCAACACCCTGCGCTTTGCCTCCAGCACGCAGGCGCTGCTCGCGGGCGGCGGCGTGGACACTTCGCTCGACCCGATCGCATTGCACCATCATTTCACGCTCCATGCCGTGGTGCCGGCGCCGCGCACCATTCTCAACGGCGTCAGAAAGCTGCCGCCGGCCACCACGCTGAGCATCAACAGCGAAGGCAAGACGACGCTGCGGACCTACTGGACACTCGACGCCACGCGGCCGCAACGCACCCTGTCCGAACGTGACTGGCTCGATGCCACCCGCCACGTGCTGGCGCGCGCGGTGGAGCGTCATCGCCTGGCCTCGGACGTGCCGGTGGGCGTGCTGCTCTCCGGCGGGCTGGATTCGAGCCTGCTGGTGGGCTTGCTGGCCGATCATGTCGAGCATCTGCTGACCTTCTCGGTGGGCTTCGAGGATGTCGGCGAAGGCGCCGAAAAAGCCGACGAGTTCGAGTTTTCCGACATGGTGGCGTCCCATTTCAAGACGCGCCACCATAAATTCCTCATTCCCAACTCGGAGGTGTTGCGCCGCCTGCCCGAGGCAGTGACCAACATGGCTGAACCGATGGTCGGCCAGGACGCCGTGGCTTTTTACCTGCTCGGCGAGCAGGTGTCGCAGGAAGTGAAGGTGGTGCTGTCCGGCCAGGGCGCCGACGAAGTGTTCGGCGGCTACTTCTGGTATCCGCGCATGCAGGCCGCCAGCGGCACCCCGCTGCAGCGTTTTGCGCCGCATTATTTCGACCGCAGCCATGCCGAATACCTGGAAATGATAGCGGAACGCTACCACGGACCGGATGCCACTTCCGAACTGGTGGCGCGCGAACTCGCCCGGCCCGGGGCCGATACCTTCCTCGACCAGGTGCTGCGTTTCGACGCCACCACGCTGATCGTCGACGACCCGGTCAAGCGCGTGGACAACATGACCATGGCGTGGGGGCTGGAAGCCCGCGTGCCGTTCCTCGACCACGAGGTGGTCGAACTAGCCGCCAGGATGCCGCCCGAGCTCAAGCTCCGGCACGAAGGCAAGTTCCCGCTCAAGGCCATGTCGCGCAGCCTTCTGCCCGACGCCGTGATCGACCGCCCCAAGGGCTACTTCCCGCTGCCCGCCCTGAAGCACGTGCGCGGCGCGTTCCTCGATTTCATGCGCGACATCCTGCTGTCCGATGCGTGCATCAAGCGCGGCCTGTACAACCGTCCCTACGTGAACAAGCTGCTGGCACAGCCGGAAGCCTATTTCACCCCGCTCCAGGGCAGCAAGCTGTGGCATCTGGCGCTGCTGGAACTATGGCTGCAACTCAATATAGATACCTTATGA
- a CDS encoding Txe/YoeB family addiction module toxin, translating into MTWQLVYTKQAQNDAKKLAAAGLKQKAQELLAILVANPFQNPPPFEKLVGDLNGAYSRRINIQHRLVYQVLDEEHVVKVLRLWSHYE; encoded by the coding sequence GTGACGTGGCAACTTGTCTATACCAAGCAAGCGCAAAACGATGCAAAGAAGCTTGCAGCCGCTGGCCTCAAGCAGAAAGCGCAGGAGTTGTTGGCCATTCTGGTTGCCAACCCCTTTCAGAACCCTCCGCCATTCGAGAAACTGGTTGGAGACCTTAACGGTGCATACTCGCGGCGTATCAACATTCAGCACCGTCTGGTTTACCAGGTTCTCGACGAAGAGCATGTCGTCAAGGTGCTCCGCTTGTGGAGCCACTACGAATGA
- a CDS encoding type II toxin-antitoxin system Phd/YefM family antitoxin has translation MTTITASEARSKLYRLMDDAASSHEPILITGKRANAVLLSEQDWASIQESLFLLSVPGMRESIVEGLKTSLDECTRELDW, from the coding sequence ATGACGACCATCACGGCAAGCGAAGCGCGCTCAAAGCTCTATCGCCTCATGGATGATGCGGCTTCGTCTCATGAGCCCATCCTGATTACCGGTAAGCGGGCAAATGCCGTTCTGCTTTCGGAACAGGATTGGGCTTCGATCCAGGAATCGCTATTTCTGCTGTCGGTTCCCGGCATGAGGGAATCCATTGTCGAGGGGCTTAAAACCTCGCTTGACGAGTGCACCCGGGAGCTTGATTGGTGA